Proteins from a genomic interval of Amycolatopsis sp. cg13:
- a CDS encoding lysine biosynthesis protein LysW: MTTECLSCAGDVQIQADSYPGEIVSCPKCSAELEIFSTAPLKLAIAPESEEDWGE; encoded by the coding sequence ATGACCACCGAATGCCTCAGCTGCGCCGGGGACGTCCAGATCCAGGCGGACAGCTACCCGGGCGAGATCGTCAGCTGCCCGAAATGCTCGGCGGAGCTGGAAATCTTCTCCACCGCCCCGCTCAAGCTCGCGATCGCGCCCGAGTCCGAAGAGGATTGGGGCGAATGA
- the argC gene encoding N-acetyl-gamma-glutamyl-phosphate reductase has translation MKRIAVVGGRGFVGGELLRLLVHHPGVEVVAVTSDTHAGRAVETAHPPLRGSGLRYRQRADLEPVDLVFLAGVHGSTSEILDEVSAFAPKIVDLTADFRIEDAALMQRYYGWNREGAPAFVRGLPELHRKQIVDADRVAVPGCMATCAILSLAPLAQRGLLHSVQIDARTGSSGSGASADTSNSHALRSGVLRVFAPFGHRHEAEVTEALGVESSMTVTATPQVRGVQTLARVAVDLSERELIRLYQEDYGSEPFVRLLTSSRGAFRYPDPKVLLGSNYCDIGIAVDNRGSALVMASLDNLVKGAAGGAVQCMNLLLGLPETSGLAFPGLHPV, from the coding sequence GTGAAACGGATCGCGGTGGTAGGCGGCCGGGGCTTCGTCGGCGGCGAGTTGCTCCGGCTGCTCGTCCACCATCCCGGAGTCGAGGTCGTCGCCGTCACCTCGGACACGCACGCGGGCCGGGCCGTGGAGACCGCGCACCCGCCGCTGCGCGGAAGCGGCCTGCGGTACCGGCAGCGCGCGGACCTGGAGCCGGTGGACCTCGTCTTCCTCGCGGGCGTGCACGGATCCACCAGCGAGATCCTCGACGAGGTAAGCGCGTTCGCGCCGAAGATCGTCGACCTGACCGCGGACTTCCGGATCGAGGACGCGGCGCTCATGCAGCGGTACTACGGCTGGAACCGCGAGGGTGCCCCCGCGTTCGTCCGTGGGCTGCCGGAGCTGCACCGCAAGCAGATCGTGGACGCGGATCGCGTCGCCGTCCCCGGCTGCATGGCCACGTGTGCGATTCTCAGCCTCGCACCGTTGGCTCAGCGTGGTCTCCTGCATTCGGTCCAGATCGACGCACGGACGGGCAGCAGCGGTTCCGGAGCCTCCGCCGACACGTCGAACTCCCACGCACTGCGGAGCGGTGTGCTGCGAGTGTTCGCCCCGTTCGGCCACCGGCACGAAGCGGAAGTGACCGAGGCGCTCGGCGTGGAGTCCTCGATGACCGTCACCGCGACACCGCAGGTCCGCGGCGTCCAGACGCTCGCGCGCGTGGCAGTCGATCTGAGCGAACGCGAGCTGATCCGCCTGTACCAGGAGGACTACGGCTCGGAACCGTTCGTCCGCCTGCTCACCAGTTCACGCGGCGCGTTCCGCTATCCGGACCCGAAGGTGCTGCTCGGCTCGAACTACTGCGACATCGGCATCGCGGTGGACAACCGCGGCAGCGCGCTCGTGATGGCCAGCCTCGACAACCTCGTCAAGGGGGCGGCTGGCGGCGCGGTGCAATGCATGAACCTCCTGCTCGGCCTCCCCGAAACCAGCGGGCTGGCTTTCCCCGGATTGCACCCGGTGTGA
- a CDS encoding transketolase family protein, with protein MVETKTERKSTRAAFTTALPELAIRHNVLVVDTDTGSVTPTPEMEYLNVGIAESAALGLAAGAEHLGWRALVCTFAAFSASRAFEFIKLDIAYPRRRVCIVGTHGGVSGGWLGPTHHCAEDLALMNALPNMRVVVPADARQTVSLLEQCLEYDGPTYLRLGRKDSPVFSGLAEPELGVPQEVRAGQDVALVATGPEMLLTALEVARGLTAEGCRAQVINAHTVDPESAAAVNDLLADECRWLVTLEEAWPSGGMGAQVAAAAGARGIRWLPIGLDGFLAPGSHADLLAAGGLDAGSVLRRVLAFTGELQPTGKGRT; from the coding sequence GTGGTTGAGACCAAAACCGAGCGCAAGAGCACCCGGGCCGCCTTCACCACCGCGTTGCCGGAGCTGGCGATACGGCACAACGTGCTCGTGGTCGACACCGACACCGGATCTGTCACGCCAACTCCCGAGATGGAATATCTCAACGTCGGCATCGCGGAATCCGCCGCCCTCGGTCTCGCCGCGGGCGCGGAGCATCTCGGCTGGCGCGCGCTCGTCTGCACCTTCGCCGCTTTCTCGGCGAGCCGGGCCTTCGAGTTCATCAAGCTCGACATCGCCTATCCGCGCCGCCGGGTGTGCATCGTCGGCACGCACGGTGGCGTCAGCGGCGGCTGGCTCGGCCCGACGCACCACTGCGCCGAAGACCTCGCCCTGATGAACGCGCTGCCGAACATGCGCGTGGTCGTCCCGGCCGACGCGCGGCAGACGGTCTCGCTGCTGGAGCAGTGCCTGGAGTACGACGGCCCGACCTACCTCCGGCTCGGGCGCAAGGATTCGCCGGTCTTCAGCGGCTTGGCGGAACCGGAACTCGGCGTGCCGCAGGAAGTCCGCGCCGGACAGGACGTCGCGCTGGTCGCCACCGGGCCCGAGATGCTGCTGACCGCGCTGGAAGTCGCGCGCGGGCTGACGGCGGAGGGCTGCCGCGCCCAGGTGATCAACGCGCACACGGTCGACCCGGAATCAGCCGCCGCGGTCAACGACCTCCTCGCCGACGAATGCCGATGGCTGGTCACTTTGGAAGAGGCGTGGCCCTCCGGCGGCATGGGCGCGCAGGTCGCCGCGGCGGCCGGGGCACGCGGGATCCGCTGGCTGCCGATCGGCCTCGACGGCTTCCTGGCCCCCGGTTCGCACGCGGATCTGCTCGCGGCGGGCGGGCTCGACGCCGGCTCCGTTCTCCGCCGGGTGCTGGCTTTCACCGGAGAACTTCAACCGACAGGGAAGGGACGCACATGA
- a CDS encoding RimK family alpha-L-glutamate ligase, with product MNAAALGILLSVVRYEERRLLSEMDDRGLPVHRIDPRAVSFAPEQLALLPGMTVLNREISAQRALLMAETLEAFGAFPVNDATASRICGSKWSTYLQLRQSGIPTPTTLLAQTPEAGLLAIEAIGYPAVVKPLGSSWGKRVSLITDRYAAEAVLEHCAELPSAAMRTAIVQEAVRPGSPDIRGIVVGGDFLGAIVRSGTDWRNNVARGAAVELLQPDDEVRRLCLEATAAVGARVASVDLVEGADGRRLVLEVNSRPEFRGFESATGVDVAARIVDLCAGGVLEEKESA from the coding sequence ATGAACGCCGCAGCGCTGGGGATTCTGCTGTCGGTGGTCCGCTACGAGGAGCGCCGCTTGCTGTCCGAAATGGACGATCGCGGCCTTCCGGTACACCGGATCGATCCCCGCGCCGTGTCGTTCGCGCCGGAGCAACTCGCCCTGCTGCCGGGCATGACGGTGCTCAACCGCGAGATCTCCGCACAACGCGCGCTGTTGATGGCCGAAACTCTCGAAGCCTTCGGCGCATTCCCGGTCAACGACGCGACGGCGAGCCGGATCTGCGGCAGCAAGTGGTCGACGTACCTGCAGCTCCGCCAGTCCGGGATCCCGACGCCGACGACGCTGCTCGCGCAAACGCCGGAGGCCGGGCTGCTGGCGATCGAAGCGATCGGCTACCCGGCCGTCGTCAAGCCGCTCGGCTCGTCGTGGGGCAAGCGGGTCAGCCTGATCACCGACCGCTACGCCGCCGAGGCCGTGCTGGAGCATTGCGCGGAACTGCCGTCGGCGGCGATGCGGACCGCGATCGTCCAGGAGGCGGTGCGGCCCGGCTCGCCGGATATCCGGGGCATCGTGGTCGGCGGCGACTTCCTCGGCGCGATCGTGCGCTCCGGCACGGACTGGCGGAACAACGTGGCGCGAGGCGCAGCGGTCGAATTGCTCCAGCCGGACGACGAGGTACGCCGGTTGTGCCTCGAAGCGACAGCCGCAGTCGGCGCCCGGGTGGCGAGCGTGGACCTGGTCGAAGGCGCGGACGGCCGCCGATTGGTGCTCGAAGTGAATTCCCGGCCGGAGTTCCGCGGTTTCGAGAGCGCGACCGGCGTGGACGTCGCGGCCCGGATTGTCGACCTGTGCGCCGGCGGCGTACTCGAAGAGAAGGAATCGGCGTGA